The genomic interval TGTTCGATATTTCCGTGTTAAAGTCTCTTCTAAACATATACCAGATAGATTATCCCGACATAATATACGCCTGCACGGTAAATCTCGCACGAAAAGTATGGGCAGGACTTGAAAATTACAAACTAAATACTATTTCAGAATTTTTAAAAATAGATTTCAAACATCATAATGCCTGCGAGGATGCCCGTGCGTGTGCTACCATTGCAATAGAAGCTGCAAAAAAACTGAATGTCAGTGATTTTCTGGATCTTTTTTCCAAAACTGAAACAGATTTAAAAAAAATGGAAAGAGACTGTCTTGAAATCTGTCAACATTAATGAACTATTGATTCTATTTAAATTCATAAACTGTTTTTAATTTTCCTTGTAATATGCCCTTGTTTTTAATTATAATTTTACATAAGATTGTATTAGTAGTTAGAAGTTTGATAGAAGTAATTAAATATTTTTTAAATAATAATTTTTAAGATTCATATAAAAAAGAAATAATAAAAAGAAGGGAGACAA from Actinomycetota bacterium carries:
- a CDS encoding 3'-5' exonuclease produces the protein MTNIREIAAIDFETANEKFSSACSLGIAIVKDYEIIKTRYWLMKPPEPYFRPFNVRLHGINEEIVEKKPEFYRIWPSVRKHLDGRIVIAHNAMFDISVLKSLLNIYQIDYPDIIYACTVNLARKVWAGLENYKLNTISEFLKIDFKHHNACEDARACATIAIEAAKKLNVSDFLDLFSKTETDLKKMERDCLEICQH